One genomic segment of Methylocystis sp. SC2 includes these proteins:
- a CDS encoding MT-A70 family methyltransferase, protein MLLIPSHPLANIFPMIEGEDFAALTEDIRANGLREKIKLYDGMILDGRNRYRACLEADVDPVFELFDGDDPVAYVISLNLRRRQLDESQRAMVAARLANMRQGARTDLRPSANLPEVSQPLAAQLTNVSERSVRSARKVIESGDDNLAAAVDRGKVAVSIAAKIADMPAADREKVMAAAAPEHAVKKVARQKREEELADKQRALPNKKYGVIYADPEWRFETYSRETGMDRAADNHYPTSETQDICARGVVAIAADDCVLFLWATAPMLPDALRVIAAWGFAYKSHCIWAKDKIGTGYWFRNQHELLLIGTRGNVPAPAMGGQWPSLIEAPVGAHSAKPEKFAEMIEAYFPNLPKIELNRRGPPRDGWDAWGNEAGQSTGLEVGDA, encoded by the coding sequence ATGCTACTGATCCCCAGCCACCCACTCGCGAATATCTTCCCAATGATCGAAGGCGAGGATTTCGCCGCGCTCACCGAAGATATTCGCGCGAACGGGTTGCGGGAGAAAATCAAGCTCTATGACGGCATGATCTTGGATGGGCGCAATCGCTATCGCGCCTGCCTGGAAGCTGATGTCGATCCGGTCTTCGAGCTGTTCGACGGCGACGATCCCGTCGCATATGTCATTTCACTCAATTTGCGCCGCCGACAGCTTGATGAATCGCAACGCGCCATGGTTGCGGCGCGGCTGGCGAATATGCGTCAAGGCGCGCGGACGGATTTGAGACCTTCGGCAAATTTGCCGGAAGTTTCGCAACCGCTGGCCGCTCAACTGACAAATGTCAGCGAGCGGAGCGTGCGCAGCGCGCGCAAGGTGATCGAAAGCGGTGATGACAATCTCGCTGCGGCGGTAGACCGAGGGAAGGTGGCTGTCTCGATCGCAGCGAAAATCGCCGATATGCCGGCGGCAGATCGCGAGAAAGTTATGGCTGCCGCCGCGCCGGAACACGCGGTCAAAAAGGTTGCGCGGCAAAAGAGGGAGGAGGAGCTCGCCGACAAGCAGCGCGCGCTCCCCAACAAGAAATATGGCGTGATTTACGCCGACCCGGAATGGCGCTTCGAGACCTATTCGCGCGAGACCGGCATGGATCGCGCCGCCGACAACCATTATCCGACAAGCGAGACGCAAGACATTTGCGCGCGGGGCGTCGTAGCGATCGCGGCGGATGATTGCGTGCTGTTTCTCTGGGCGACGGCGCCCATGCTCCCGGACGCGCTGCGCGTCATAGCTGCCTGGGGCTTCGCCTACAAGTCACACTGCATCTGGGCGAAGGACAAGATCGGCACGGGCTATTGGTTTCGCAATCAGCATGAGCTTTTGCTGATCGGGACGCGCGGCAATGTTCCGGCGCCGGCGATGGGTGGCCAATGGCCGTCGCTGATCGAAGCGCCGGTCGGCGCGCACTCCGCAAAGCCGGAAAAATTCGCCGAGATGATCGAAGCCTATTTCCCCAATCTGCCGAAGATCGAATTGAACCGGCGCGGCCCGCCGCGGGACGGATGGGACGCGTGGGGGAATGAGGCGGGACAAAGCACAGGTTTGGAGGTCGGCGACGCATGA
- a CDS encoding DEAD/DEAH box helicase, protein MSMQMLLCPPSPPVDLPDYGELPPYLRRPDASGAIATLEYVAAHSGEKEDIPAKWRLSGSSAVILMAEKMFSGAHASARRDTILFFAWSANFDDLLAIMQRYPVAIDDGARAAWEAQYAEAIRSYRFRALAPSAAAASRGRFKGELKPFQMEGVQFLLSNARGILADDMGLGKTVQALAAAEALDEWPVVVVAQPHVQSHWIGKIPEFLRAEKARSGFLQDAGALTFADLRGMKVDASIPAADIYVVHYLVLHAWTEFLIERGVKVAIFDEVQEFRAKGTRKRAALEALVKASRCAWGLSGTPIYNHGIEMLNVMDGVNPGCLGTRVDFQMRWCDHRDPRVVKEPEAFGAYLSARGLLLRRRKKDVQAQLPSKMRVIEAIDGDNASFAEMIKEAVRLAKEAEFEDAFERGRKEAEALRCARQATGRAKAPAAAAFITSLLEADQPTLVFAHHHLVHDALLATLAKFGPVSITGRESMAEKDYNRRLYMDGETNVCILALRAATGIDGLQHRTQNVVFVEFDWSPAVHAQAEDRAHRMGQQHQVMVYYLKSDLGTDPEMISLLGVKEAQALGILGDSGDSQQDANIARETAEEKKSAILDMLRSMR, encoded by the coding sequence ATGAGCATGCAGATGCTTCTCTGTCCTCCATCACCGCCCGTCGATCTGCCAGACTATGGCGAGTTGCCGCCCTATCTGCGCCGGCCCGACGCGAGCGGCGCTATTGCGACGCTCGAATATGTCGCGGCGCATTCGGGCGAGAAAGAGGATATCCCGGCAAAATGGCGCTTGAGCGGATCATCCGCCGTCATCTTGATGGCCGAGAAAATGTTCAGCGGCGCGCATGCTTCGGCGCGGCGCGACACAATTCTGTTCTTCGCCTGGTCAGCGAATTTCGACGATCTGCTCGCGATCATGCAGCGCTATCCGGTCGCCATAGATGATGGGGCCCGCGCGGCATGGGAAGCGCAATATGCCGAGGCGATCAGATCCTATCGCTTCCGCGCACTCGCCCCGAGCGCGGCCGCGGCGAGTCGGGGGCGATTCAAGGGAGAGTTGAAGCCGTTCCAAATGGAAGGCGTGCAGTTTCTGCTCTCCAATGCGCGCGGCATTCTCGCTGACGACATGGGCCTTGGCAAGACGGTGCAGGCGCTGGCGGCGGCGGAAGCGCTAGACGAATGGCCGGTCGTCGTCGTGGCGCAGCCGCATGTGCAGTCGCACTGGATCGGCAAGATTCCAGAGTTTCTTCGCGCGGAGAAGGCGCGATCGGGATTTTTACAAGACGCTGGCGCGCTGACATTCGCCGATCTACGCGGGATGAAGGTCGACGCGTCAATTCCAGCGGCCGACATTTACGTCGTTCACTATCTCGTGCTGCATGCCTGGACGGAATTTCTGATCGAACGGGGCGTCAAGGTCGCGATCTTTGACGAAGTGCAAGAATTTCGCGCCAAGGGCACGCGCAAGCGGGCGGCTTTGGAAGCGCTGGTCAAGGCGTCGCGCTGCGCGTGGGGCCTGTCGGGAACGCCGATCTACAATCACGGCATTGAGATGCTGAACGTCATGGATGGCGTCAATCCGGGCTGCCTCGGCACGCGCGTCGACTTCCAGATGCGTTGGTGCGATCACCGCGACCCGCGTGTCGTCAAAGAGCCGGAAGCCTTCGGCGCCTATCTCTCCGCCCGCGGGCTGCTGCTGCGCCGGCGCAAAAAGGATGTGCAAGCGCAGCTTCCGTCGAAAATGCGGGTGATCGAAGCCATCGACGGCGACAACGCGTCTTTTGCCGAGATGATCAAAGAGGCGGTCCGCCTCGCCAAGGAAGCTGAGTTCGAAGACGCATTCGAGCGCGGCCGCAAGGAAGCGGAAGCGCTTCGCTGCGCCAGGCAAGCGACGGGCCGCGCGAAAGCTCCCGCGGCGGCGGCGTTCATCACGTCGCTGCTTGAGGCTGATCAACCAACGCTTGTTTTCGCGCATCATCACCTCGTGCATGACGCGCTGCTTGCGACGCTGGCAAAATTCGGCCCCGTCTCGATCACCGGGCGCGAGTCCATGGCGGAGAAAGACTACAACCGCCGACTCTATATGGACGGCGAGACGAATGTCTGCATCCTCGCGCTCCGAGCCGCGACCGGCATCGATGGGCTGCAGCATCGCACGCAGAATGTCGTTTTTGTCGAATTCGACTGGTCACCGGCGGTGCATGCGCAGGCCGAAGACCGCGCGCATCGCATGGGCCAGCAGCATCAGGTGATGGTCTATTACCTGAAATCAGATCTCGGCACTGACCCCGAGATGATCTCGCTGCTTGGCGTGAAAGAGGCGCAGGCGCTCGGAATCCTTGGCGATAGCGGAGATTCGCAACAAGACGCGAATATCGCGCGCGAGACGGCGGAAGAGAAGAAGAGCGCCATCCTCGACATGCTGCGGAGCATGCGCTGA
- a CDS encoding transcription termination/antitermination protein NusG, translating to MEKKEPLPLAEAGKNWRERRRTEAQWYIVEAVEGKDFRVYGELAAMGYECFRPVDRVIITRRVMVGGVLKPQKTERKIPRFGRYVFLHHVMSASVRSAIHDLPEVKRFVCLAGTEEPASIPDALIEFYRKGFEGEAKEIDREFSPTDKVRIAIGPATGVIGVVKGISGLAARFEPRDKACGPLVVPLAHLELVEKGVGRVAEAHKRKVAHA from the coding sequence GTGGAAAAAAAAGAACCCCTGCCGTTGGCTGAGGCGGGCAAGAATTGGCGGGAGCGTCGCCGCACCGAGGCGCAGTGGTATATCGTCGAGGCGGTCGAGGGGAAGGATTTCAGGGTTTACGGCGAGCTCGCCGCGATGGGCTATGAATGCTTTCGGCCGGTCGATAGGGTGATCATCACGCGACGGGTTATGGTCGGCGGCGTGTTGAAGCCGCAAAAGACCGAGCGCAAGATCCCGCGCTTCGGGCGCTATGTGTTTCTGCACCACGTCATGTCTGCGTCGGTGCGTTCGGCCATCCATGATTTGCCGGAGGTGAAGCGCTTCGTCTGCCTTGCTGGGACGGAAGAGCCGGCGAGCATTCCGGATGCGCTGATCGAATTCTACCGCAAAGGATTTGAAGGCGAGGCCAAGGAAATCGATCGCGAGTTCTCGCCGACCGATAAGGTGCGTATCGCGATCGGGCCGGCGACAGGCGTGATCGGCGTGGTGAAGGGGATTTCAGGCCTAGCGGCGCGGTTTGAACCGCGGGACAAGGCGTGCGGACCGCTGGTCGTGCCGCTGGCGCATCTCGAACTGGTTGAGAAGGGCGTCGGGCGGGTCGCCGAGGCGCATAAGCGCAAGGTCGCGCATGCGTGA
- a CDS encoding terminase large subunit, with the protein MIRWSTACPDWQERIVQGRSLIPFPPLFPEEARVALDLFKSLPIVDAVGKPTFGQCARPFITDFVSAIFGSYDPETGEQLINKFFELISKKNGKSTKSAGIMLTALARNFRESGEFYILAPSKEVADNAYTPARDMVNSHPMLSAIMKPRPGRVIEHLTTGAFIKVIAADTEVVTGKKTIGLLVEELHVFGQMARAANLLMEIEGGLASRPEGFVIYLSTMADGPPSGVFAEKLEEFRAIRDGKIVVPNSLPVLYEFPSDLLKNDAFRRPENWHVTNPNLGVSVSESYLAQKLAEAERAGRARLNGFFAKHLNVQITMALRADGWTGALIWARGGAPGLTLDDILARCEIVTVGIDGGGLDDILGVAVVGREKGTNRWLAWTHGLISTIGVWRRKANAAEYLSFKRAGDLTVFRFGHIDEREIDEDSDLADIFADVPAAVDDPEALPHDIQFVVDLVARIRDAGLLAEVGVDAAGIGAIVDALAGIGVTQDAGTLDAVRQGIGLMGPIKTVERKLADGSFRHGDQPLLNYCVANLKIVPTSTAIRVARDEAGLGKIDVAMAMFNAVSLMTLNPESSSAIPDDYDLAVWA; encoded by the coding sequence ATGATCCGATGGTCGACGGCGTGCCCGGACTGGCAAGAACGCATTGTCCAGGGCCGCTCGCTTATCCCGTTCCCGCCGCTCTTTCCGGAAGAAGCGCGGGTCGCGCTCGACCTTTTCAAATCGCTGCCGATCGTCGACGCGGTCGGTAAGCCGACATTCGGCCAATGCGCGCGCCCGTTCATCACCGATTTCGTGAGCGCGATTTTTGGATCATACGATCCCGAGACCGGCGAGCAGCTGATCAATAAATTCTTCGAGCTGATATCGAAAAAAAACGGAAAAAGCACAAAGTCCGCCGGCATCATGCTGACCGCGCTGGCGCGTAATTTTCGCGAGTCGGGCGAATTTTACATTCTCGCGCCATCTAAGGAAGTCGCCGACAACGCCTATACGCCGGCACGCGACATGGTGAATTCGCATCCCATGCTCTCGGCGATCATGAAACCGCGCCCAGGCCGCGTCATCGAACATCTGACCACCGGCGCCTTCATCAAGGTCATCGCGGCCGATACCGAAGTCGTCACCGGCAAAAAGACGATTGGCCTGCTGGTCGAAGAACTGCATGTGTTTGGCCAGATGGCGCGCGCCGCCAATTTGTTGATGGAAATCGAAGGCGGCCTGGCGTCGCGGCCGGAAGGCTTCGTGATCTATCTGTCGACCATGGCCGATGGCCCGCCGAGCGGCGTGTTCGCTGAAAAGCTCGAGGAGTTTCGCGCGATCCGCGACGGCAAGATTGTCGTGCCGAATAGTCTTCCCGTTCTCTACGAATTTCCATCCGATCTCTTAAAAAATGACGCGTTCCGCCGACCTGAAAACTGGCATGTCACCAATCCCAATCTCGGTGTTTCGGTCAGCGAGTCCTATCTCGCCCAGAAACTTGCGGAAGCCGAACGCGCCGGCCGCGCGCGCCTGAACGGGTTCTTCGCCAAGCATCTCAACGTCCAAATCACCATGGCGCTGCGCGCCGATGGCTGGACCGGTGCGTTGATCTGGGCCCGCGGCGGGGCGCCGGGGCTGACGCTCGACGATATCCTGGCGCGCTGCGAAATCGTCACGGTCGGCATCGACGGCGGCGGGTTAGACGACATCCTCGGCGTCGCCGTCGTCGGCCGCGAGAAAGGCACGAACCGCTGGCTTGCCTGGACGCACGGGTTGATTTCGACGATCGGCGTCTGGCGGCGTAAGGCCAATGCCGCGGAATATCTGTCGTTCAAGAGGGCCGGCGACCTGACTGTGTTTCGCTTCGGCCATATTGACGAGCGGGAAATCGACGAAGACTCCGACCTGGCCGATATTTTCGCTGACGTCCCGGCGGCGGTCGACGATCCTGAAGCGCTACCGCACGACATTCAATTCGTCGTCGATCTCGTTGCGCGGATCCGCGACGCGGGACTTTTGGCTGAGGTCGGCGTCGACGCGGCCGGCATCGGCGCCATCGTCGACGCACTGGCCGGCATCGGCGTCACCCAGGACGCCGGGACGCTGGACGCGGTTCGCCAGGGCATTGGCTTGATGGGGCCGATCAAGACCGTCGAGCGCAAACTCGCTGACGGCAGCTTTCGTCACGGAGATCAGCCCTTGCTGAATTACTGCGTCGCCAATCTCAAAATCGTCCCGACCTCGACGGCGATTCGCGTCGCGCGTGACGAAGCTGGTCTCGGCAAGATCGACGTGGCGATGGCGATGTTCAACGCTGTTTCGCTGATGACGCTGAACCCAGAATCATCGAGCGCCATTCCCGATGATTATGACCTGGCGGTGTGGGCGTGA
- a CDS encoding phage portal protein yields the protein MKFWQGWFGGAEASDDRYVDDWLKGMERGIASATGLRVTVENALTVPGISGCVQVQSEDIAKVPLELKRRSDDGYAPATEHRLYSLLKYGPAPWLSPYKWRKAMAHVVMTRGNAYSRVWRDSIGMTEKITPVQTGRCSVRWADDGEPFFDITLKGVVERGLTWQDVIHVGYRDSDQCAENGGVIGVSPIEQNKETVALMIAAERFAAAFFANGAQPSMILEYDKKLPNDEVAKRIRAGIERVYGGLDNKWKVAILELGIKMRETSFDPAKTQLVETRKLGGEMACTMFRTPPHKIGILDKATFSNIEQQSIDYVTGPLSSLAKSIESAITIACLTPPEREIYKVEHNLEGLMRGDLLSRYRAYAMGRQWGWLSVNDVRDRENENRIGSQGDEYLVPLNMIPANDKPDQRDDQNAWMEGDVRYASPPAQVNGRTHLPNDLN from the coding sequence GTGAAATTTTGGCAAGGCTGGTTTGGGGGCGCCGAGGCCTCGGACGACCGCTATGTCGACGACTGGCTCAAGGGAATGGAGCGCGGTATCGCGTCCGCGACCGGTCTGCGCGTGACTGTCGAGAACGCGTTGACGGTGCCCGGAATCTCCGGCTGCGTTCAGGTGCAATCCGAGGATATCGCGAAAGTTCCGCTGGAGCTCAAGCGGCGGTCCGACGATGGCTATGCGCCTGCGACCGAGCACCGGCTCTATTCGCTCCTGAAATATGGTCCGGCGCCGTGGCTCTCGCCCTATAAGTGGCGCAAGGCGATGGCGCATGTTGTCATGACCAGAGGCAACGCCTATTCGCGCGTCTGGCGCGACAGCATCGGTATGACCGAGAAAATCACGCCGGTCCAAACCGGCCGTTGCTCGGTGCGATGGGCGGATGACGGCGAACCCTTCTTCGACATCACATTGAAGGGCGTCGTCGAGCGCGGATTGACCTGGCAAGACGTTATCCACGTCGGATACCGCGACTCCGATCAATGCGCCGAAAACGGCGGCGTCATCGGCGTTTCGCCGATTGAGCAGAACAAGGAGACGGTGGCGCTGATGATCGCGGCGGAGCGCTTCGCCGCGGCATTCTTCGCGAACGGCGCGCAACCGTCGATGATTCTCGAATATGACAAGAAGCTGCCCAATGACGAAGTCGCGAAGCGCATCCGCGCCGGCATTGAACGCGTCTATGGCGGGCTCGACAACAAATGGAAGGTCGCGATCCTCGAGCTGGGGATCAAGATGCGCGAGACGTCCTTTGATCCGGCGAAAACGCAGCTGGTCGAAACCCGCAAGCTCGGCGGCGAGATGGCCTGCACGATGTTTCGCACGCCGCCGCACAAGATCGGCATTCTCGACAAAGCGACGTTCAGTAATATCGAGCAACAAAGCATCGACTATGTGACTGGTCCGCTCTCGTCGCTCGCCAAGTCGATCGAGTCGGCAATTACGATCGCGTGCCTGACGCCGCCGGAGCGCGAGATTTACAAGGTCGAGCACAATCTCGAAGGCCTGATGCGCGGCGATCTTCTTAGCCGCTATCGCGCTTATGCCATGGGTCGTCAGTGGGGCTGGCTGTCGGTCAATGATGTGCGTGACCGCGAGAATGAAAATCGCATCGGATCTCAGGGCGACGAATATCTCGTGCCGCTCAACATGATACCGGCAAACGACAAGCCGGACCAGCGCGACGACCAGAACGCATGGATGGAAGGTGACGTCCGCTATGCGTCGCCGCCGGCGCAAGTCAATGGCCGCACACATCTCCCCAACGATCTGAACTGA
- a CDS encoding S49 family peptidase, with amino-acid sequence MDENGGGLPDGGAVTLAATAATSDNRSAPAPSPAPGVRRYPRVASALTGEPWAIVPSELHKIAAIVSRHSIDAGKQDGPPAYIKRDYEVMAGPGAQKLPGASRAFLIDGVAILPITGPIFPRANMMTEFSGATSISTLTDDYRKALESPDVGAILLMLDSPGGAVSGVNAFADIVSAGKKKKYTTAFVAGAAASAAYWIASAASDIAMERTAMVGSIGVVAAIPAQVAPDADGELWIEIVSSNAPKKRPDPLSEDGRGEVVSMLDAIEAQFIADIARGRGVSVDKVKSEFGQGGVMIGAAAVRAGMADKVQSYDATLSGLRRMVANNRKLSALKRA; translated from the coding sequence ATGGACGAGAATGGAGGCGGGCTGCCGGACGGCGGCGCGGTGACGCTTGCTGCGACAGCGGCTACTTCGGACAACCGGTCGGCGCCCGCGCCATCGCCCGCGCCCGGCGTGCGCCGCTATCCGCGCGTCGCCAGCGCCCTCACCGGTGAACCCTGGGCGATCGTTCCTTCCGAGCTCCATAAAATCGCGGCGATCGTTTCGCGCCATTCGATTGACGCCGGCAAGCAGGACGGCCCGCCCGCCTATATCAAGCGCGATTATGAGGTCATGGCTGGCCCTGGTGCGCAAAAGCTCCCCGGTGCGAGTCGCGCCTTTCTGATCGACGGCGTCGCTATTCTGCCAATCACCGGCCCGATCTTTCCGCGCGCCAATATGATGACGGAATTCTCCGGCGCGACATCGATCAGCACGCTGACCGACGATTATCGCAAGGCGCTGGAGAGTCCAGATGTCGGCGCTATCCTGCTGATGCTCGACAGCCCCGGCGGCGCCGTCTCTGGCGTCAACGCTTTCGCGGACATCGTGTCGGCCGGAAAGAAGAAGAAATACACCACGGCCTTCGTCGCCGGCGCCGCCGCGTCTGCGGCCTATTGGATCGCGAGCGCTGCGAGCGACATCGCGATGGAGCGAACCGCAATGGTCGGCTCGATCGGCGTCGTCGCGGCGATCCCCGCGCAAGTCGCTCCAGACGCCGACGGCGAGCTATGGATCGAAATCGTCTCCAGCAATGCGCCGAAGAAGCGGCCGGACCCGCTTTCCGAAGACGGGCGTGGTGAAGTCGTGTCGATGCTCGACGCGATCGAGGCGCAGTTCATCGCCGATATCGCGCGCGGCCGCGGCGTCTCGGTAGACAAGGTCAAATCTGAGTTCGGTCAAGGCGGCGTGATGATCGGCGCCGCGGCGGTGAGGGCGGGCATGGCGGACAAGGTCCAGAGCTATGACGCCACCCTCTCCGGGCTGCGCCGCATGGTCGCCAACAATCGAAAACTATCAGCCCTCAAAAGGGCCTGA
- a CDS encoding phage major capsid protein, with amino-acid sequence MADIVTLRQNRAKAYEKMEASLAADDSDTRQADFDAAAAEVEALDREIANAERVQRLKGDGAVGTLESGDPNAIPARGFMAKYRNMPGANEKRPGAILTSAQSAAFGDLLMATRRAKITGQVDPLLIEASQGANEAIAEDGGFLVEKDIADGLLMRTFAQANLASKVRRIPISARSNGVKINALKDDSRATGARWGGMQTYWIGEGDSLTPTRPKFRQMNLQLKKLAGMLYATSEALADATALSSIISEAFPTEFSFMIDDAIFEGGGVSNPLGFMNAGCKVTVAKEAGQAAKTIEFDNITKMWARLPARSMASAEWWINQDTLPQLMGLNMVIGTGGIPVYLPPGGLSQSPYGTLMGRPVIPMEYCSTLGAEGDIVLADPTNYVMIDKGDIQYATSIHVAFVTDEQAFRFIYRCDGQPVDDKPITPFKGTDKQSTFITLAPRA; translated from the coding sequence ATGGCCGATATCGTGACCCTTCGCCAGAACCGCGCGAAGGCATATGAGAAGATGGAAGCGAGCCTCGCGGCCGACGATTCCGACACGCGTCAGGCGGACTTTGACGCTGCCGCGGCGGAGGTCGAAGCGCTCGATCGTGAGATTGCCAACGCCGAACGCGTCCAGCGCCTGAAGGGCGACGGCGCGGTCGGCACGCTCGAGTCTGGCGATCCGAACGCAATTCCGGCGCGCGGTTTTATGGCGAAATATCGCAACATGCCGGGGGCGAATGAGAAGCGCCCGGGAGCCATCCTTACGAGCGCGCAGTCGGCAGCCTTTGGCGATCTGTTGATGGCGACGCGCCGCGCCAAAATCACCGGCCAGGTCGATCCGCTGCTTATTGAAGCTTCGCAGGGTGCGAATGAGGCTATCGCCGAAGACGGCGGGTTCCTTGTCGAGAAGGACATCGCCGATGGTCTGCTGATGCGGACCTTTGCGCAGGCCAATCTTGCGAGCAAAGTTCGTCGCATCCCGATCTCGGCGCGGTCCAACGGCGTCAAGATCAATGCGCTCAAGGACGATTCTCGCGCGACCGGCGCGCGCTGGGGTGGCATGCAGACCTATTGGATTGGCGAGGGCGACTCCCTCACCCCGACGCGTCCGAAGTTCCGCCAGATGAACCTTCAGCTCAAGAAGCTCGCCGGCATGCTGTATGCGACAAGCGAAGCTCTCGCGGACGCGACGGCGCTGTCGTCGATTATCTCTGAGGCGTTCCCCACCGAATTCTCTTTCATGATCGACGATGCGATCTTCGAAGGCGGCGGCGTGTCCAATCCGCTCGGCTTCATGAATGCCGGCTGCAAGGTGACGGTCGCCAAAGAGGCGGGCCAGGCCGCGAAGACGATCGAATTCGACAATATCACCAAGATGTGGGCGCGCTTGCCGGCGCGTTCGATGGCCAGCGCGGAGTGGTGGATCAACCAGGACACGCTGCCGCAGTTGATGGGCCTGAACATGGTCATTGGCACCGGCGGCATTCCGGTCTACCTGCCGCCCGGCGGGCTGTCGCAATCGCCTTATGGCACGCTGATGGGCCGCCCGGTGATTCCGATGGAATACTGCTCGACGCTCGGCGCCGAGGGCGACATCGTTCTCGCCGATCCGACGAACTACGTCATGATCGACAAGGGCGATATCCAATACGCCACGTCCATTCATGTCGCCTTCGTGACCGATGAGCAGGCGTTCCGGTTTATCTACCGCTGTGATGGACAGCCGGTCGACGACAAGCCGATCACGCCGTTCAAAGGCACCGACAAGCAGTCGACCTTCATCACGCTGGCGCCCCGCGCTTAA
- a CDS encoding phage associated protein, whose translation MFAISAPASDRNLLTLEELRAALDLDGTESDAKLLSIGLEISDAIANACRVPVDGVIPATLRRETIIDTMRLCRDQEQLIMTRRFVDTISNITVNGIALDPAEFEVDKAAGLARRLSSSGYYACWPSGIIVMTYTAGFETVPSALKDAAKLELVARWSLSDRDPAIKRDRTQGLGETEYFPSSSEETDSPLISPDARAKISSYSYQPTV comes from the coding sequence ATGTTCGCCATCTCTGCGCCAGCGTCGGATCGCAATCTACTGACGCTCGAAGAGCTTCGCGCCGCTCTCGATCTCGACGGGACAGAAAGCGACGCGAAGCTTCTCTCGATCGGGCTGGAGATTTCCGACGCGATCGCGAATGCTTGCCGGGTTCCTGTCGACGGCGTGATCCCGGCGACGCTTCGCCGCGAAACCATCATCGATACAATGCGACTGTGCCGCGACCAGGAGCAGCTGATCATGACGCGGCGCTTCGTCGACACGATTTCCAACATCACGGTCAACGGGATCGCTCTTGATCCTGCAGAGTTTGAAGTCGACAAGGCGGCGGGGCTGGCGCGCCGCCTGTCGTCGTCAGGCTATTACGCATGCTGGCCGAGCGGGATTATCGTCATGACCTATACCGCTGGGTTCGAGACGGTCCCAAGCGCGTTGAAGGACGCGGCGAAATTGGAGCTTGTCGCGAGATGGTCGTTGTCCGATCGCGACCCCGCCATAAAAAGAGATCGCACGCAGGGACTTGGAGAAACTGAGTATTTTCCGAGCTCCTCAGAGGAGACGGATTCGCCGCTGATCTCCCCGGATGCGCGCGCAAAAATCAGCTCATACAGCTATCAGCCGACGGTGTAG
- a CDS encoding helix-turn-helix domain-containing protein: protein MISFLSLAMATISTMPTRASRMPKTVLAKPVPPMDFAAMLTGAQIRAARALLKWSGRDLAERSGVSYPALQRAEAVDDMPNMQTKNLAAIKSALETAGVVFLDAGDTREGGPGVRLKR, encoded by the coding sequence ATGATAAGTTTTTTATCATTAGCCATGGCAACCATATCAACCATGCCGACGCGGGCGTCACGAATGCCAAAAACTGTCCTTGCCAAGCCCGTGCCGCCTATGGATTTTGCGGCCATGCTTACAGGGGCGCAAATCAGGGCGGCGCGGGCTCTACTCAAATGGTCCGGCCGCGACCTGGCGGAACGCAGCGGCGTTTCCTACCCAGCCCTTCAGCGGGCCGAGGCGGTCGACGACATGCCCAACATGCAAACCAAGAACCTTGCCGCCATCAAGTCGGCCCTTGAGACCGCCGGCGTTGTCTTTCTTGATGCTGGCGACACGCGCGAAGGCGGCCCAGGCGTCAGACTGAAACGTTGA